In a single window of the Flavobacterium ammoniigenes genome:
- the nuoL gene encoding NADH-quinone oxidoreductase subunit L, translated as MNTNIALLLVLAPFAGFLINVFLGKSLGKTVSGIIGTLSVAVSFATSIYFFNALSAEPKGFNITLFDWIHVSNIKIDFGFLLDQLSVLWLLFVTGIGSLIHLYSISYMHDDENMHKFFAYLNLFVFFMITLVVGSNLLVLFIGWEGVGLCSYLLIGFWYKNQDYNDAAKKAFIMNRIGDLGLLIGIFILGHLFSTLDYATLKTAIAGATNIDMYWLSAAALCLFIGATGKSAQIPLYTWLPDAMAGPTPVSALIHAATMVTAGIFMITRLNFIFDLTPDVQSIIAVIGAITALVAATIGLVQNDIKKVLAYSTVSQLGLMFLALGLGAYEVAVFHVITHAFFKACLFLGSGSVIHALHGEQDMRKMGGLKKVMPITFITMLVSSLAISGVPVFSGFFSKDEILLTAFHHNIPLWVVASVASIMTAFYMFRLMFLTFFNEFRGTEEQKHHLHESPALITFPLIVLAILATIGGLISLPGNSWLNHYLIPIVPKLASAEHHLGSTEYLLMAIAVVGGLVGIGLAYAKYNKQNTVPGDDASITGFAKVLYNKYYLDEAYDYLFVKSINALSKFFRDQMETSLSAFVFGFGKATNAISLQGKKVQNGSVGLYLFAFVLGLCAIISFLFLAQ; from the coding sequence ATGAATACCAATATAGCTTTACTATTAGTTCTTGCTCCTTTTGCGGGATTTTTAATTAATGTTTTCTTGGGCAAAAGTCTAGGAAAAACCGTTTCGGGAATCATCGGAACCCTTTCAGTAGCGGTATCTTTTGCTACATCCATTTATTTCTTTAACGCTTTATCGGCAGAACCAAAAGGATTCAATATCACTCTTTTTGATTGGATTCATGTAAGTAATATCAAAATTGACTTTGGTTTCTTATTAGACCAATTGTCCGTTTTATGGTTGCTTTTTGTAACAGGAATTGGTTCATTGATCCACTTGTATTCGATCAGCTACATGCACGACGATGAGAACATGCACAAATTCTTTGCCTACCTCAACTTATTCGTTTTCTTCATGATTACGTTAGTGGTTGGAAGTAACTTATTAGTGTTGTTCATCGGTTGGGAAGGTGTTGGTTTGTGTTCGTATTTATTAATTGGATTTTGGTACAAAAACCAAGACTACAATGATGCTGCTAAAAAAGCCTTCATCATGAATAGAATTGGAGATTTAGGATTGTTAATCGGAATCTTCATTTTAGGACATTTGTTCTCTACTTTAGACTACGCCACTTTAAAAACTGCTATTGCTGGAGCAACCAACATCGATATGTACTGGCTTTCTGCTGCTGCTTTGTGTTTGTTTATTGGTGCCACTGGAAAATCAGCACAAATTCCATTATACACTTGGTTACCCGATGCGATGGCAGGACCTACGCCAGTTTCGGCATTGATTCACGCCGCAACCATGGTAACAGCCGGTATCTTTATGATTACTCGTTTGAACTTTATTTTTGATCTAACACCAGACGTTCAAAGTATCATTGCGGTAATTGGAGCAATAACAGCCTTAGTAGCTGCTACTATTGGATTGGTACAAAACGATATCAAAAAAGTTTTGGCCTACTCTACTGTATCGCAATTAGGTTTGATGTTTTTAGCATTAGGTTTAGGTGCTTACGAAGTAGCTGTTTTCCACGTGATCACGCATGCGTTCTTCAAAGCCTGTTTGTTCTTGGGTTCAGGTTCAGTGATCCACGCTTTGCACGGAGAACAAGACATGCGCAAGATGGGTGGTTTGAAAAAAGTGATGCCAATTACGTTTATCACCATGTTAGTTTCTTCATTGGCGATTTCAGGAGTGCCTGTTTTTTCAGGATTCTTTTCTAAAGACGAAATTTTATTAACGGCTTTTCATCATAACATTCCGTTATGGGTAGTTGCTTCGGTAGCATCAATAATGACGGCTTTCTATATGTTCCGTTTGATGTTCTTGACTTTCTTTAACGAGTTTAGAGGAACTGAAGAACAAAAACACCACTTACACGAAAGTCCAGCTTTGATTACATTCCCATTAATTGTGTTGGCTATTTTAGCAACAATTGGTGGTTTAATTAGCTTACCAGGTAATTCTTGGTTGAATCATTATTTGATTCCAATTGTACCAAAATTAGCCTCAGCAGAACACCATTTAGGTAGTACAGAATACCTATTAATGGCAATTGCCGTTGTAGGTGGATTAGTCGGAATTGGATTGGCTTATGCCAAATACAACAAACAAAATACAGTGCCTGGAGACGATGCTTCGATTACTGGATTTGCCAAAGTCCTGTATAACAAATACTACTTGGACGAAGCATACGATTACTTATTTGTAAAATCAATAAACGCATTGTCAAAATTCTTCAGAGATCAAATGGAAACTAGCTTATCTGCTTTCGTATTTGGATTTGGAAAAGCAACCAATGCCATTAGTCTTCAAGGGAAAAAAGTACAAAATGGAAGTGTCGGATTGTACCTTTTTGCTTTTGTTTTAGGTCTTTGTGCCATTATTTCCTTTTTATTTTTAGCTCAATAA
- the nuoK gene encoding NADH-quinone oxidoreductase subunit NuoK, translating into MNNILNQIGIENYIFLSVILFCIGIFGVLYRRNAIIVFMSIEIMLNAVNLLFVAFSTYHQDAQGQVFVFFSMAVAAAEVAVGLAILVSIFKNSGSISIDTLKNLKG; encoded by the coding sequence ATGAATAATATTTTAAATCAAATTGGTATAGAAAACTATATCTTCCTGAGTGTTATCCTTTTTTGTATTGGAATATTCGGAGTATTGTACAGACGTAATGCCATTATCGTTTTTATGTCTATCGAGATTATGTTGAATGCGGTAAACTTATTGTTTGTTGCTTTTTCAACCTACCATCAAGATGCGCAAGGACAGGTTTTCGTGTTTTTCTCTATGGCTGTAGCTGCTGCCGAAGTGGCTGTTGGATTAGCCATTTTAGTATCGATATTTAAAAATTCAGGTTCGATTAGTATCGATACCCTAAAAAACTTAAAAGGATAA
- a CDS encoding NADH-quinone oxidoreductase subunit J has product MSVLLIIFCVLAAITLSTAFLTVFSRNPIHSAIYLVICFFSVAGHYLLLNAQFLAIVHIIVYSGAIMILFLFTIMLMNLNKENEVHKPRITRLGAIVSFCLVCLILIAIFVNSKPIAGDYIATGEDYQSIKVLGKILLNEYMVPFEFASILLLVAMIGTVLLSKKEKLEK; this is encoded by the coding sequence ATGTCAGTATTACTTATTATTTTTTGCGTACTAGCCGCAATCACATTATCCACAGCATTTTTGACAGTTTTTAGTCGAAACCCAATTCACAGTGCTATTTATTTAGTGATTTGTTTCTTCTCGGTTGCGGGACATTATTTGTTATTGAATGCGCAATTTTTAGCTATTGTTCACATAATTGTCTATTCGGGAGCGATCATGATTTTGTTCTTGTTTACCATTATGTTAATGAACTTGAATAAAGAAAATGAAGTACATAAACCAAGAATTACCCGTTTAGGAGCGATTGTTTCTTTCTGTTTGGTATGCTTGATTTTGATTGCCATTTTTGTCAATTCAAAACCAATTGCCGGAGATTATATTGCTACTGGAGAAGATTACCAATCCATTAAAGTGTTGGGTAAAATCCTATTGAACGAATATATGGTGCCATTCGAATTTGCCTCTATCTTATTATTGGTAGCCATGATTGGTACTGTTCTATTGTCTAAGAAAGAAAAACTAGAGAAATAA
- a CDS encoding NuoI/complex I 23 kDa subunit family protein yields MSIETISLSGRKKVVSNKEMTFLEKMYLIAIVKGLLITIKHFFTKKATIHYPEQVREMSPVYRGRHMLKRDEQGRENCTACGLCALSCPAEAITMKAAERRPDEKHLYREEKYAEIYEINMLRCIFCGLCEEACPKDAIYLTISKELVPSNYDREDFIFGKDKLVMPLEMAIQNAQLKNAN; encoded by the coding sequence ATGTCAATAGAAACAATATCCTTATCGGGAAGAAAAAAAGTGGTCTCTAACAAAGAGATGACTTTTTTGGAAAAAATGTATCTTATCGCAATTGTCAAAGGATTGTTAATTACAATCAAACACTTTTTTACCAAAAAAGCAACGATTCATTATCCAGAACAAGTGCGCGAAATGAGTCCGGTTTACCGAGGACGTCACATGCTAAAACGTGACGAACAAGGTCGTGAAAATTGTACCGCTTGTGGTTTGTGTGCTTTATCATGTCCAGCAGAAGCCATCACCATGAAAGCGGCAGAGCGCAGACCTGACGAAAAACATTTGTATAGAGAAGAAAAATATGCCGAAATCTATGAGATCAACATGTTGCGTTGTATTTTCTGTGGATTGTGTGAAGAAGCTTGCCCAAAAGATGCAATTTATTTGACGATTTCAAAAGAGTTAGTCCCTTCTAATTATGATAGAGAAGATTTTATTTTTGGAAAAGACAAATTGGTCATGCCTTTAGAAATGGCAATTCAAAATGCTCAACTTAAAAACGCAAACTAA
- the nuoH gene encoding NADH-quinone oxidoreductase subunit NuoH: protein MDSTFIIEKSVVIVVVFAVTMIMAMYSTWAERKVAAFLQDRVGPNRAGFGGLLQPLADGLKLFSKEEFEPNTPNRFLFFVGPAIAMSTALMTSAVIPWGDKLHLFGRDILLQATDLNIGLLYFFGVVSVGVYGIMIGGWASNNKFSLMGAVRAASQMVSYEVAMGLSMIALLMMTGSLSLREISAQQAGMNWNVFYQPVSFLIFLICAFAETNRTPFDLAECESELIGGYHTEYSSMKMGFYLFAEYANMFISSTILAILFFGGYNYPGMSWVVENVGVNIGNIIGIGVLFVKICGFIFFYMWVRWTIPRFRYDQLMHLGWRILIPLSIINIMITGIVILRADIAAYLGF from the coding sequence ATGGATAGTACCTTTATTATAGAAAAAAGTGTTGTTATTGTAGTGGTTTTCGCTGTGACGATGATTATGGCGATGTACTCTACTTGGGCAGAACGTAAAGTAGCTGCCTTTTTACAAGACCGTGTAGGTCCTAACCGTGCCGGTTTTGGAGGTTTACTTCAACCACTTGCAGATGGTTTGAAATTGTTCTCGAAAGAAGAATTTGAACCGAATACACCCAACCGATTTTTATTCTTCGTAGGACCTGCTATTGCCATGAGTACGGCTTTAATGACCAGTGCTGTAATTCCTTGGGGCGATAAATTACATTTGTTTGGACGTGATATTTTATTACAAGCAACCGATTTAAATATTGGATTATTGTACTTCTTCGGAGTAGTTTCTGTTGGAGTTTACGGAATCATGATTGGAGGTTGGGCTTCGAATAATAAGTTCTCTTTGATGGGAGCGGTTCGTGCGGCTTCGCAAATGGTATCTTATGAGGTAGCTATGGGATTGTCCATGATTGCTTTGTTAATGATGACAGGAAGTTTGAGCTTACGCGAAATTTCGGCTCAACAAGCTGGAATGAACTGGAACGTATTTTACCAACCGGTTTCGTTCTTGATTTTCTTGATTTGTGCCTTTGCCGAAACCAACCGTACACCATTTGACTTAGCGGAATGCGAAAGTGAATTAATTGGTGGGTACCACACCGAATATTCTTCGATGAAAATGGGATTCTATTTGTTTGCTGAATATGCTAACATGTTCATCTCATCAACCATTTTAGCGATTTTATTCTTCGGAGGGTATAATTACCCTGGAATGAGTTGGGTAGTTGAAAACGTTGGAGTAAACATTGGAAACATCATTGGAATTGGAGTATTATTCGTAAAAATATGTGGATTCATCTTTTTCTACATGTGGGTGCGTTGGACGATTCCAAGATTTCGTTACGATCAATTGATGCATTTGGGATGGAGAATATTAATTCCACTTTCGATTATCAATATCATGATTACTGGAATTGTAATTTTAAGAGCCGATATCGCAGCTTATTTAGGATTCTAA
- a CDS encoding 2Fe-2S iron-sulfur cluster-binding protein, giving the protein MKVTIDGQSIEVEPGTTILQAARMIGGEVVPPAMCYYSKLKGSGGKCRCCLVEVSKGSEADPRPMPKLMASCVTGCMDGMEVNSKSSERVTEARKSVTEFLLINHPLDCPVCDQAGECDLQNLSFEHGKSQTRYIEEKRTFEPEDIGPNIQLHMNRCILCQRCVQVADQLTDDRVHGVMDRGDHANISTCISKAIDNEFSGNMIDVCPVGALTDKTFRFKSRVWFSKPYNAHRDCDKCCGKTTVWMFGDEIQRVTGRKDEYHEVEEFICNGCRFDHKDVNDWTIEGPRAFEKDSVINQNKYNHKLEKVVINTEEKILAGREEDRKKISMAEFPLDTNNQKS; this is encoded by the coding sequence ATGAAAGTAACAATAGACGGTCAGTCAATAGAAGTAGAACCAGGAACAACCATCCTGCAAGCAGCGCGAATGATTGGTGGTGAAGTAGTACCGCCAGCCATGTGCTATTATTCTAAACTAAAAGGAAGCGGTGGAAAATGCCGTTGTTGTTTAGTCGAAGTTTCTAAAGGAAGTGAAGCCGACCCGAGACCCATGCCAAAACTAATGGCGTCTTGTGTAACAGGATGTATGGACGGAATGGAAGTGAACTCGAAATCTTCGGAACGAGTTACTGAGGCTAGAAAATCAGTTACTGAATTCTTGCTAATCAACCATCCTTTGGATTGTCCAGTGTGTGACCAAGCCGGCGAATGTGATTTGCAAAACTTGAGTTTCGAACACGGAAAATCACAAACTCGTTATATCGAAGAGAAAAGAACTTTTGAACCAGAAGATATTGGACCAAATATTCAATTGCACATGAACCGTTGTATTTTATGCCAACGTTGTGTTCAAGTAGCCGATCAATTGACAGATGATAGAGTACATGGTGTTATGGATCGTGGCGATCACGCTAACATTTCAACTTGTATCTCGAAAGCAATTGACAATGAATTCTCTGGCAACATGATTGATGTTTGCCCAGTTGGTGCTTTGACTGATAAAACGTTCCGATTCAAATCGAGAGTGTGGTTCAGCAAACCGTACAACGCGCACAGAGATTGTGATAAGTGTTGCGGAAAAACAACCGTTTGGATGTTTGGTGACGAAATCCAAAGAGTAACTGGAAGAAAAGACGAGTACCATGAAGTAGAAGAATTCATTTGTAACGGATGTCGTTTTGACCATAAAGATGTCAACGATTGGACCATTGAAGGACCAAGAGCGTTTGAAAAAGATTCAGTTATCAATCAAAATAAATACAACCACAAATTAGAAAAAGTGGTGATTAATACCGAAGAGAAAATTCTTGCAGGTAGAGAAGAAGACCGTAAAAAAATCAGTATGGCTGAATTTCCATTGGACACCAACAACCAAAAATCATAA
- the nuoF gene encoding NADH-quinone oxidoreductase subunit NuoF — protein MSQKILLDKINIPGIKTYEVYRQNGGYASVEKALKTLTPDEVVEEVKTSGLRGRGGAGFPAGMKWSFIDKKSGKPRHLVCNADESEPGTFKDRFLMEYIPHLLIEGMITSSYALGANRSYIYIRGEYMWVYKILERAIAEAKAAGWLGKNILGTGYDLELYVHCGAGAYICGEETALIESLEGKRGNPRIKPPFPAVSGLWANPTVVNNVETISAVPWIVNNSGADYAKIGVGRSTGTKLISASGNIKNPGVYEIEMGLSVYEFMNSDEYLGGMSSDRPLKAFVPGGSSVPILPANLIYKTAAGEDRLMTYESLSDGGFATGSMLGSGGFIVYDDTACIVRNTWNFSRFYHHESCGQCTPCREGTGWLEKVLHRIENGHGREEDIELLLSIQSKIEGNTICPLGDAASWPVAAAIRHFREEFEYHIRFPEKIKHRDHFVNEPFEKVRHLVAKQTV, from the coding sequence ATGTCACAAAAAATATTACTAGACAAAATCAATATTCCAGGGATTAAAACCTACGAAGTATACCGTCAAAATGGTGGGTATGCCTCTGTAGAAAAAGCCCTAAAAACATTAACCCCTGACGAAGTAGTTGAAGAAGTAAAAACTTCGGGGCTACGTGGACGTGGTGGTGCCGGTTTCCCTGCCGGAATGAAATGGAGTTTCATTGATAAAAAATCAGGAAAGCCAAGACATTTAGTATGTAATGCTGACGAATCAGAACCGGGAACTTTCAAAGACCGTTTCTTAATGGAGTACATTCCGCACTTGTTAATAGAGGGAATGATTACTTCGAGTTATGCCTTGGGTGCAAACCGCTCTTACATCTACATTCGTGGAGAGTACATGTGGGTCTATAAAATATTAGAAAGAGCCATCGCCGAAGCGAAAGCTGCTGGTTGGTTGGGTAAAAATATATTAGGAACTGGTTACGACTTAGAATTATATGTTCATTGTGGTGCTGGGGCTTACATCTGTGGTGAAGAAACTGCATTAATCGAATCATTAGAAGGTAAACGTGGTAACCCACGTATCAAACCGCCTTTCCCTGCGGTATCAGGACTTTGGGCTAACCCAACAGTGGTGAATAACGTAGAAACTATTTCGGCTGTGCCTTGGATTGTAAACAATTCAGGTGCTGATTATGCTAAAATTGGGGTGGGACGTTCTACAGGAACCAAATTAATTTCAGCTTCAGGAAACATTAAAAATCCAGGAGTATATGAAATTGAAATGGGATTAAGCGTATACGAATTCATGAATTCTGACGAATATTTAGGCGGAATGAGTTCTGACCGACCTTTGAAGGCCTTTGTTCCAGGAGGAAGTTCAGTGCCAATTTTGCCTGCCAATTTAATTTACAAAACCGCCGCTGGTGAAGACCGATTGATGACCTACGAAAGTTTGTCTGACGGAGGTTTTGCTACCGGATCCATGTTGGGTTCAGGAGGATTTATAGTGTATGACGATACCGCTTGTATTGTTCGTAACACTTGGAATTTCTCTCGTTTTTACCATCATGAAAGCTGTGGTCAATGTACGCCATGTAGAGAAGGAACTGGTTGGTTGGAAAAAGTATTACACCGAATCGAAAACGGTCACGGTCGTGAAGAAGATATTGAATTGCTTTTGAGCATTCAAAGTAAAATCGAAGGGAACACCATTTGTCCCTTAGGTGATGCTGCTTCTTGGCCTGTTGCTGCTGCGATTCGTCATTTTAGAGAGGAATTTGAATACCATATTCGTTTCCCAGAAAAAATCAAACATAGAGACCATTTTGTCAATGAACCATTTGAAAAAGTGAGACATTTAGTAGCAAAACAAACCGTATAA
- a CDS encoding complex I 24 kDa subunit family protein, with product MERTLHKQEINMTEALMNRINELIGHYPEENRKSALIPVLHEVQDAHQNWLSIELMDKVAEILHIKPVEVYEVATFYTMFNLKPIGKYMFEFCQTSPCCLNGVENLMDYTCEKLGVKVGEITADGLFEVRGVECLGACGYAPMMQLGDFYKEHLNEQKIDQIIEEAKAGKIILHDK from the coding sequence ATGGAACGTACCTTACACAAACAAGAAATAAATATGACCGAAGCCTTGATGAATCGCATCAATGAATTAATTGGTCATTATCCTGAAGAAAACAGAAAATCAGCTTTGATTCCTGTTTTGCACGAAGTACAAGATGCACACCAAAATTGGTTGAGTATTGAGTTAATGGATAAAGTGGCTGAAATCCTTCACATTAAACCGGTTGAAGTATACGAAGTAGCTACTTTTTATACCATGTTCAATTTAAAACCGATTGGAAAATACATGTTTGAGTTTTGCCAAACTTCTCCTTGCTGTTTGAACGGAGTTGAAAACCTAATGGACTACACTTGTGAAAAGTTAGGCGTAAAAGTGGGCGAAATTACTGCAGATGGTCTTTTTGAAGTGCGCGGAGTAGAATGTTTAGGTGCTTGTGGGTATGCCCCAATGATGCAGCTAGGCGATTTCTACAAAGAGCATTTGAACGAACAAAAGATCGACCAAATTATTGAAGAGGCCAAAGCGGGTAAAATAATCTTACACGATAAATAA
- a CDS encoding NADH-quinone oxidoreductase subunit D, whose protein sequence is MSELLLPPEHRYAKIIKERHNEDGSELSILNLGPTHPATHGIFQNILLMDGERILEAEPTIGYIHRAFEKIAENRPFYQITPLTDRMNYCSSPINNMGWWMTLEKLLDIEVPKRAQYLRVIVMELARITDHLICNSILGVDTGAYTGFLYVFQFREKVYEIYEEICGARLTTNMGRIGGFERDWSPEAFRKLEVFLEEFPVAWKEFENLFERNRIFIDRTVNVGAITAEQAMAYGFTGPNLRAAGVDYDVRVAQPYSSYEDFDFIVPVGKSGDTYDRFCVRNAEVWESISIIRQALAKLPEGPYHADVPEYYLPPKEDVYHNMESLIYHFKIVMGEVPVPVAEIYHPVEGGNGEIGFYLVTDGSRTPYRLHFRRPCFIYYQAYPEMIKGAMLSDAIVILSSLNVIAGELDA, encoded by the coding sequence ATGTCAGAACTATTATTACCACCAGAGCATCGCTATGCTAAAATAATCAAAGAGCGCCATAATGAAGACGGAAGCGAGCTTTCTATTCTGAACTTGGGGCCTACTCACCCAGCAACACACGGTATTTTTCAAAATATCTTGTTGATGGACGGAGAAAGAATCTTGGAAGCAGAACCAACCATTGGCTACATCCATAGAGCTTTTGAAAAAATTGCAGAAAATCGACCGTTTTACCAAATTACACCACTTACCGATAGAATGAACTATTGCTCCTCTCCTATTAACAATATGGGATGGTGGATGACTTTAGAAAAACTATTGGATATTGAAGTTCCAAAAAGAGCTCAGTATTTACGTGTTATCGTAATGGAATTGGCTCGAATTACAGATCACTTGATTTGTAACTCTATTCTTGGTGTAGATACAGGTGCTTATACGGGATTTTTGTATGTGTTCCAATTTAGAGAAAAAGTATACGAAATCTACGAAGAAATTTGTGGAGCCCGTTTAACAACCAATATGGGAAGAATAGGTGGTTTCGAAAGAGACTGGTCGCCAGAAGCTTTCCGCAAATTAGAAGTTTTTTTGGAAGAATTTCCGGTAGCCTGGAAAGAATTTGAAAACCTATTTGAAAGAAACAGAATCTTTATTGACAGAACCGTAAATGTAGGTGCGATTACAGCAGAACAAGCTATGGCTTATGGATTTACAGGACCTAACTTACGTGCTGCAGGAGTAGATTACGATGTGCGTGTAGCACAACCGTACAGTTCTTACGAAGATTTTGACTTTATCGTTCCTGTTGGAAAATCAGGAGACACCTACGATCGTTTTTGCGTTCGTAATGCTGAAGTTTGGGAAAGTATCAGCATCATTCGTCAGGCTTTGGCAAAATTACCTGAAGGACCTTACCATGCTGATGTTCCGGAATACTACTTGCCTCCAAAAGAAGACGTTTACCATAATATGGAGTCTTTGATTTACCACTTCAAAATTGTAATGGGAGAAGTTCCGGTTCCAGTAGCAGAAATTTACCATCCCGTGGAAGGTGGAAACGGAGAAATTGGATTCTATTTAGTTACTGACGGAAGCCGTACGCCTTACAGATTGCATTTCCGCAGACCTTGTTTTATTTATTACCAAGCCTATCCAGAAATGATAAAAGGCGCGATGCTTTCGGATGCGATTGTCATTTTATCAAGTTTAAATGTTATTGCCGGAGAATTAGACGCATAA
- a CDS encoding NADH-quinone oxidoreductase subunit C produces the protein MALETNEIQEKLVATFGSDVFQFNQEKDIFSFEVAADKITAVILFLKNDPVLRFHFLTDLCGIHYPDNEEARQFAVVYHMHNWYENKRIKIKAFLSGNNPEIKTVSNIFLSSNWMEREAYDFYGINFIGHPQLKRILNMDEMVSFPMRKEFPMEDSGRTDKDDRFFGRTTANC, from the coding sequence ATGGCTTTAGAAACAAACGAAATACAAGAAAAATTAGTAGCCACTTTTGGTTCCGATGTTTTTCAATTCAATCAAGAAAAAGATATTTTTTCATTTGAAGTCGCCGCTGATAAAATTACAGCCGTTATCCTTTTCTTAAAAAACGATCCTGTTTTACGTTTTCACTTTTTGACAGATTTATGTGGGATTCATTACCCAGATAATGAAGAAGCAAGACAATTTGCAGTGGTTTACCATATGCACAATTGGTACGAAAACAAACGAATTAAAATCAAAGCGTTTCTAAGCGGGAACAATCCTGAAATCAAAACCGTATCAAATATTTTCTTAAGTTCTAATTGGATGGAAAGAGAAGCTTACGATTTTTACGGCATCAATTTCATTGGTCACCCTCAATTGAAACGTATTTTAAATATGGACGAAATGGTTTCTTTTCCAATGCGAAAAGAATTTCCAATGGAAGACAGCGGAAGAACGGATAAAGACGATCGTTTCTTCGGAAGAACAACAGCAAATTGCTAA
- a CDS encoding NADH-quinone oxidoreductase subunit B yields the protein MSDSKTTMVAPPEGVVGEGFFATKLNDVVGLARANSLWPLPFATSCCGIEFMATMASHYDLARFGSERVSFSPRQADMLMVMGTISKKMAPILRQVYEQMSEPRWVIAVGACASSGGIFDTYSVLQGIDKVIPVDVYVPGCPPRPEQIVDGVMKLQEIVKNESVRRRSSPEYQELLASYNIK from the coding sequence ATGAGTGATTCAAAAACAACAATGGTAGCGCCGCCGGAAGGAGTTGTAGGAGAAGGTTTCTTCGCTACAAAGCTAAATGATGTAGTAGGTTTGGCTCGTGCCAATTCACTTTGGCCTTTACCTTTCGCAACATCTTGTTGCGGAATTGAATTTATGGCCACTATGGCTTCTCACTATGATCTAGCTCGTTTTGGTTCTGAGCGTGTGAGTTTTTCTCCACGTCAAGCCGATATGTTGATGGTTATGGGAACTATTTCTAAAAAAATGGCGCCCATTTTACGTCAGGTATACGAACAAATGTCAGAACCTCGTTGGGTAATCGCCGTTGGCGCTTGTGCTTCTTCAGGAGGTATTTTTGACACTTATTCTGTTTTACAAGGAATTGACAAAGTAATTCCAGTAGACGTTTATGTTCCGGGTTGTCCTCCAAGACCAGAACAAATTGTAGACGGGGTGATGAAATTGCAAGAAATCGTTAAAAACGAATCGGTTAGAAGAAGAAGTTCTCCAGAGTACCAAGAATTATTAGCTTCTTATAATATCAAATAA
- a CDS encoding NADH-quinone oxidoreductase subunit A, translating to MQSEQLNYIPIFMQLLLAVGFVAGTIFVSGKLGPKRTSQSKDKNFECGIESVGNARIPFSVKYFVVAILFVLFDVEVIFLYPWAINFKELGIEGMIKMVVFMLLLLVGFFYIIKKKALDWE from the coding sequence ATGCAATCAGAACAATTGAATTATATTCCAATTTTCATGCAGCTGCTTTTAGCAGTTGGTTTTGTGGCAGGTACCATATTTGTTTCTGGAAAATTAGGTCCAAAAAGAACCTCTCAATCCAAAGACAAAAACTTTGAATGTGGTATTGAATCAGTAGGAAATGCACGTATTCCTTTCTCTGTAAAATATTTTGTCGTAGCTATCCTTTTCGTATTATTCGATGTGGAAGTTATTTTCTTATATCCTTGGGCAATCAACTTCAAAGAATTAGGAATAGAAGGGATGATTAAAATGGTCGTTTTTATGCTTTTGTTGTTAGTAGGATTCTTCTACATCATCAAGAAAAAAGCACTAGACTGGGAATAA
- a CDS encoding cold-shock protein, with the protein MRTGTVKFFNESKGYGFITDEETGKDIFVHASGITAEELREGDRVSYVEEEGRKGKVAAQVAVI; encoded by the coding sequence ATGCGTACAGGTACAGTTAAATTTTTTAATGAATCAAAAGGTTATGGATTCATTACGGACGAAGAAACAGGAAAAGACATCTTCGTTCATGCATCAGGAATCACAGCGGAAGAATTACGCGAAGGTGACAGAGTGAGCTACGTAGAAGAAGAAGGAAGAAAAGGAAAAGTAGCTGCACAAGTAGCTGTTATCTAA